The Armatimonadota bacterium genome includes a region encoding these proteins:
- a CDS encoding glycosyltransferase family 4 protein — protein MTSRTIGVLAGPGVRRSRGERRWNIKRMPCGGDAVRVGVFSDSYLPRISGVVRSIEALVTELRRQGHQASIFAPAYPGYRDADPDVVRFPSVRAPGIPDFPLAIPVARRFTAGLRARRLSVIHTHSPFLMGTAALFAARRLGLPLVFTHHTMYSEYVHYVPIVSQRFSREVVTRYTIRYCNRCSLVVAPSHAVRNWLLARGVSARVEVLATAGFDLDRFDRLNPLWVRPRLGIPAGVPLVITVGRLAREKRFDVLLAAFAMAAQGTPARLLVVGGGPEAAALRRAAADRGIAGQVIFTGPLDHDRVLDCYAAADLFAFSSPTETQGLVVVEAMAAGLPVAAVGAGGVSEVVSDGLTGLLTGLDAEALGVAIHRLLGDDALRSRLAAAGRVAARAYAIETLTERLVGLYRQAAMVTPVVAAPD, from the coding sequence GTGACGTCGCGAACGATAGGTGTATTGGCCGGCCCGGGCGTCCGACGTTCTCGTGGCGAGCGGAGGTGGAACATCAAGCGGATGCCCTGCGGGGGCGACGCCGTGCGCGTGGGGGTGTTCTCCGATTCTTACCTCCCGCGGATCAGCGGTGTCGTGCGCTCCATCGAGGCCCTGGTGACGGAGCTCCGGCGCCAGGGACATCAGGCCTCGATCTTCGCGCCCGCGTATCCGGGCTACAGGGACGCCGACCCCGACGTGGTTCGGTTTCCTTCGGTTCGCGCGCCCGGGATCCCTGACTTCCCGCTGGCCATCCCGGTGGCCCGGCGCTTCACGGCCGGTCTGCGCGCACGGCGTCTCTCCGTGATCCACACCCACTCGCCGTTCCTCATGGGGACCGCCGCCCTGTTCGCGGCCCGCCGCCTTGGGTTGCCGCTGGTCTTCACGCATCACACGATGTACTCGGAGTACGTGCACTACGTCCCGATCGTGTCCCAACGGTTCTCCCGTGAGGTGGTCACGCGGTACACGATAAGATACTGCAACCGCTGCTCGCTAGTTGTCGCGCCCTCCCATGCGGTGCGGAACTGGCTGTTGGCGCGCGGGGTATCCGCTCGGGTCGAGGTACTCGCGACCGCGGGGTTCGACCTGGACCGGTTCGATCGCCTAAACCCTCTCTGGGTCAGGCCCCGGCTCGGGATCCCTGCGGGCGTGCCCCTGGTCATCACGGTCGGTCGCCTGGCGCGAGAGAAGCGCTTCGACGTGCTGCTGGCGGCCTTTGCCATGGCCGCCCAGGGGACGCCGGCCCGCCTGCTGGTGGTGGGCGGCGGACCTGAGGCCGCTGCCCTCCGGCGCGCCGCCGCGGACCGAGGCATAGCCGGGCAGGTGATCTTCACCGGCCCGCTTGATCACGACCGGGTCCTCGACTGCTACGCGGCCGCTGACCTGTTTGCTTTCTCGTCGCCCACGGAGACGCAGGGGCTCGTCGTGGTGGAGGCGATGGCGGCCGGCCTGCCGGTCGCCGCGGTGGGCGCAGGAGGGGTGTCCGAGGTCGTCAGCGACGGGCTGACCGGACTCCTGACCGGCCTGGACGCCGAGGCGCTGGGTGTGGCGATTCACCGGCTCCTGGGCGACGATGCGTTGCGGAGCCGCCTTGCCGCCGCCGGTCGGGTCGCGGCCCGGGCCTACGCCATTGAAACGCTTACCGAGAGGTTGGTTGGGTTGTATCGTCAGGCTGCAATGGTTACACCTGTCGTCGCAGCACCCGATTAG
- a CDS encoding S1 RNA-binding domain-containing protein: MSEEIMVYGDQTPGSEALDLGDAVPRLRERQIVKGTVVRIDTEGILVDVGAKSEGLIPPKEMTRRGEEVDAVSVGDQINVMVMRVEGEEGNIILSKKRADFIHTWDRIAQMKESGAILHAMVVDKVKGGLVVDLGVRGFVPGSHVDLTQAKGRRFEWFVGQSIPLRVIEVDRGKGRVILSHRMAVEEDRRSKREEVLGSLVEGAIVEGTVKRITDFGAFVDLGGVDGLLPISEMAWTYIRHPSEVVRRNQHLRVQVLRVDRESGKISLGLKQILDDPWAEVSERHRAGEVAKGKVVRIVPSGAFVRLRDLDAFLPIAELAERRVGKVEDVVEVGQVIEAMITEIRPEERRMLLSLRRLAREAERKRVKDYMRTQEDEGRITIGDAVGDAMGALLRQAAEARAEQAEPEAPAVEESGPDESAEESEQKE; the protein is encoded by the coding sequence ATGAGCGAAGAGATCATGGTGTACGGCGATCAGACTCCTGGGAGCGAAGCGTTGGACCTGGGAGACGCCGTACCAAGACTCCGGGAGCGGCAGATCGTCAAGGGGACGGTCGTGCGCATTGATACCGAGGGCATTCTTGTGGACGTGGGTGCGAAGTCCGAAGGGCTGATTCCGCCAAAAGAGATGACCCGTCGCGGGGAAGAAGTGGACGCGGTATCGGTGGGCGATCAGATCAACGTCATGGTGATGCGGGTGGAGGGCGAGGAAGGCAACATCATCCTCAGCAAGAAGCGGGCCGACTTCATTCACACCTGGGATCGGATCGCCCAGATGAAGGAATCGGGCGCGATCCTCCACGCGATGGTCGTTGACAAGGTCAAGGGTGGACTCGTGGTGGATCTGGGCGTGCGCGGGTTCGTACCCGGCTCGCACGTGGACCTTACCCAGGCAAAGGGCCGGCGCTTTGAGTGGTTCGTGGGCCAGTCCATCCCTCTTCGAGTGATCGAGGTGGACCGCGGCAAGGGCCGGGTCATCCTGTCTCACCGGATGGCTGTGGAGGAAGACCGCAGGTCCAAGCGCGAGGAGGTCCTGGGCAGTCTGGTCGAAGGGGCAATCGTCGAGGGCACGGTGAAGCGCATCACCGACTTCGGCGCGTTCGTGGACCTCGGCGGCGTGGACGGCCTGCTGCCGATCAGCGAGATGGCCTGGACCTACATCCGGCATCCCTCCGAGGTGGTCCGTCGGAACCAGCACCTGCGCGTGCAGGTGCTGCGGGTGGACCGGGAGAGCGGAAAGATCTCCCTGGGGCTCAAGCAGATCCTGGACGATCCCTGGGCCGAGGTGTCCGAGCGGCATCGCGCGGGCGAGGTCGCCAAGGGCAAGGTCGTGCGCATCGTGCCGTCCGGGGCGTTCGTGCGTCTCCGCGACCTCGATGCGTTCCTCCCGATCGCGGAGCTGGCGGAGCGACGCGTCGGCAAGGTGGAGGATGTGGTTGAGGTCGGCCAGGTGATCGAGGCCATGATCACCGAGATCAGGCCCGAGGAGCGCAGGATGCTGCTCAGTCTTCGGCGTCTGGCCAGAGAGGCCGAGCGCAAGCGCGTCAAGGACTACATGCGGACGCAGGAAGACGAAGGGCGGATCACCATCGGCGACGCGGTTGGTGACGCCATGGGCGCCCTGCTCCGACAGGCGGCGGAAGCCAGGGCGGAGCAGGCAGAGCCCGAAGCACCCGCGGTCGAGGAATCCGGTCCGGATGAGTCCGCGGAGGAGTCCGAGCAGAAGGAGTGA
- a CDS encoding histone deacetylase — MSVLHLTHPACARHLTGAGHPERPERLPAIQRAIGESGLADLVETSEFPPVERDLLLSVHSAAYVDGLEAMAQRGGGWLDQDTRVSADSAVAAAHAAGAAAHAAEVLCAGGAARAFLAVRPPGHHALPEQGMGFCLFNNAAVAAAAARRLGRKRVMIVDWDVHHGNGTQAVFWRDPGVLFVSLHQEYWYPGTGALGDVGEDLGEGFTVNLPLPADTGDGGYEEAFTEVVLPLGSVYNPDFLVVSAGYDAHFADPLGGMVVTARGFGRLARLLDEAASASGAPLLVTLEGGYDLAALGASCVATLEALVGRAAWGIPDEEPPPEAPSAAIRPRLRAARRQLLNYWRI; from the coding sequence GTGAGCGTGCTCCACCTCACCCATCCCGCGTGTGCCCGGCACCTTACCGGCGCAGGACACCCCGAGCGACCGGAGCGCCTCCCGGCGATCCAGCGGGCGATCGGAGAGAGCGGGCTGGCCGATCTGGTGGAGACCTCCGAGTTCCCGCCGGTTGAGAGGGATCTCCTGCTCTCGGTTCACTCGGCCGCGTACGTTGACGGGTTGGAGGCAATGGCGCAACGCGGGGGCGGGTGGCTGGATCAGGATACCCGCGTCAGCGCGGACTCGGCGGTCGCCGCCGCCCATGCGGCCGGCGCCGCGGCGCATGCGGCAGAGGTGCTGTGCGCCGGAGGGGCCGCCCGCGCCTTCCTTGCGGTCCGTCCTCCTGGTCACCATGCCCTGCCGGAGCAGGGGATGGGGTTCTGCCTGTTCAACAACGCTGCGGTGGCCGCGGCCGCGGCGCGCCGATTGGGCCGGAAGCGCGTCATGATCGTTGACTGGGACGTCCACCACGGCAACGGAACGCAGGCCGTCTTCTGGCGCGATCCAGGCGTGCTCTTCGTCTCTCTGCACCAGGAATACTGGTACCCAGGTACCGGTGCTCTGGGCGACGTCGGCGAGGATCTTGGAGAGGGGTTCACCGTGAACCTGCCGCTTCCGGCCGATACAGGAGACGGCGGATACGAGGAGGCCTTCACAGAGGTTGTGCTGCCGCTCGGCTCGGTCTACAACCCGGACTTCCTGGTTGTCTCGGCAGGGTACGATGCCCACTTCGCCGATCCGCTGGGAGGCATGGTCGTGACCGCCCGGGGGTTCGGCCGGCTGGCACGGCTGCTCGATGAAGCAGCCAGCGCGTCCGGGGCGCCACTGCTCGTTACGCTGGAGGGCGGCTACGATCTGGCGGCGCTGGGGGCTTCCTGCGTGGCGACGCTGGAGGCGCTGGTCGGTCGCGCGGCCTGGGGCATCCCAGACGAGGAGCCGCCGCCAGAAGCCCCGTCCGCGGCGATCCGCCCGCGGCTGAGGGCTGCGCGGCGCCAGTTGCTGAACTACTGGCGGATATAG
- the rpe gene encoding ribulose-phosphate 3-epimerase has product MRIAASILSADLVHLAEAVAAAERGGADMIHVDVMDGCFVPPITMGPVIVEALRRATTLPLDVHLMICRPERHLEAFALAGASCLAVHPEATAHPHRVLSQIRALGVQAGIALNPGTPPEACAELGDVLDFVVVMSVNPGYAGQAFLPGVLPKIGRLRALLAGWSGWVGIDGGISPQTAGLAVAAGADVLIAASAIFSAPVGIESAISALRAAARP; this is encoded by the coding sequence GTGCGAATCGCGGCGAGCATACTTAGCGCCGACCTGGTCCACCTCGCGGAGGCCGTGGCCGCTGCCGAGCGGGGCGGCGCCGACATGATCCACGTGGACGTCATGGACGGATGCTTCGTCCCGCCCATAACCATGGGCCCCGTGATCGTTGAGGCGCTGCGCCGCGCCACCACCCTGCCGCTGGACGTCCACCTGATGATCTGCCGGCCCGAGCGCCACCTGGAGGCGTTCGCCCTCGCCGGCGCCTCCTGCCTGGCCGTGCATCCTGAGGCGACCGCGCACCCACACCGCGTGCTGTCCCAGATCCGGGCCCTCGGCGTCCAGGCCGGGATCGCCCTCAACCCTGGCACGCCCCCGGAGGCCTGCGCCGAGCTGGGGGACGTCCTGGATTTCGTGGTCGTCATGAGCGTCAACCCGGGCTACGCCGGGCAGGCCTTCCTGCCGGGCGTCCTGCCCAAGATCGGGCGCCTGAGAGCGCTTCTGGCCGGCTGGTCCGGCTGGGTGGGCATAGACGGGGGCATATCGCCGCAGACCGCAGGCCTTGCCGTTGCCGCCGGCGCGGACGTTCTTATCGCCGCTTCCGCGATCTTCAGCGCCCCTGTGGGGATCGAGTCGGCCATCTCCGCCCTGCGGGCAGCCGCCCGACCGTGA
- a CDS encoding PASTA domain-containing protein, translating to MSANHGAVIAGRYEVAERIAEGGMSTVCRARRLDDGAVVALKILRGEYAADHEFIERFAREARAAEALAHPNIVRVLESGQDGDTYFIAMEYVDGPDLKAYLRRVGRLEPADAERIALLVCEALDYAHRQGIIHRDVKPQNILLAPDGSVKVADFGIARALATSTITQPGTVIGTVHYLSPEQARGAAVGRGSDIYALGVVLFEMLTGRLPFAGDSPIAIALKHLHEPPPAPRAIEPSIPLRLEGIILKAMAKSSQDRYGSAREMAGDLEGKTELWRETAATDEGTTRRFALPGEVAPTRPGGAALRIAAAVLVIVSLGAWAGWQAVNGYLNVPEVEMPDLVGRTLPQAELISQQAGLTIAVTERAYSPTVSQDIVLSQDQPPGKRVKRGRRIGVVLSLGAQLVTVPDLVRRTLQEAQLALEGAGLQAGTLQEAHDEIAKAGTVIRQDPPAGSRVPLDTPVLLVISRGPPQVEMPSLVGRALADARLLLEERGLVITHLRTLATTAAEPGTVLEQSPPAATPLRPGAVQIILTVSARPGEESAPPRAPVITAEPQIVEPQRPPTQAPRALPTPVPTPGQRVPPAPTPAPGPRVLPSPQPSPAVSPGLVRRTRVQVIVPEGGLQEVRIVVIDETGVRTAYQAPHSPGDRVDQTVRSQGYTIIQVYVDGRLVQEIRP from the coding sequence ATGAGCGCAAACCACGGCGCCGTCATCGCCGGACGGTACGAGGTGGCCGAGCGCATCGCCGAGGGCGGGATGTCCACGGTCTGCCGCGCGCGCCGGCTGGACGACGGCGCGGTTGTGGCGCTCAAGATCCTGCGTGGGGAGTACGCCGCCGACCACGAGTTCATCGAGCGATTCGCCCGCGAGGCCCGCGCAGCGGAAGCCCTGGCTCACCCGAACATAGTTCGCGTTCTAGAGAGCGGGCAGGACGGCGACACGTACTTCATCGCTATGGAGTACGTGGACGGCCCGGACCTGAAGGCCTACCTCCGACGGGTCGGCCGCCTCGAGCCGGCCGATGCGGAGCGCATAGCCCTGCTGGTCTGCGAGGCGCTGGACTACGCCCACCGCCAGGGAATCATCCACCGCGACGTGAAGCCTCAGAACATACTCCTGGCTCCCGACGGCAGCGTGAAGGTGGCCGATTTCGGGATCGCCCGGGCCCTGGCCACCAGCACGATCACGCAGCCCGGTACGGTGATAGGGACCGTTCACTACCTCTCGCCCGAGCAGGCGCGCGGCGCCGCCGTCGGCCGCGGGTCAGACATCTACGCGCTGGGCGTGGTGCTCTTCGAGATGCTGACGGGCAGGCTGCCGTTTGCCGGTGACAGCCCGATCGCTATAGCGCTCAAGCACCTGCATGAACCGCCTCCCGCTCCCCGTGCGATCGAGCCCAGCATTCCGTTGCGGCTCGAGGGGATCATCCTCAAGGCCATGGCCAAGTCAAGCCAGGACCGCTACGGCTCGGCCCGCGAGATGGCAGGCGACCTGGAGGGAAAAACCGAGTTGTGGAGAGAGACGGCCGCGACCGACGAGGGCACCACCCGCCGGTTCGCGCTCCCCGGCGAAGTGGCGCCGACTCGACCGGGAGGCGCCGCGCTCCGGATCGCCGCCGCCGTGTTGGTCATCGTCTCTCTGGGCGCATGGGCCGGCTGGCAGGCGGTGAACGGCTACCTCAACGTCCCCGAGGTCGAGATGCCGGACCTGGTGGGGCGGACGCTGCCCCAGGCCGAGCTGATCTCGCAGCAGGCGGGCCTGACGATCGCGGTCACAGAGCGGGCTTACAGCCCAACCGTCTCGCAGGACATCGTCCTCTCGCAGGACCAGCCACCCGGCAAGCGCGTCAAGCGGGGACGGCGCATCGGCGTGGTGCTCAGCCTGGGAGCACAGCTTGTCACGGTGCCCGACCTGGTGCGGCGGACGCTTCAGGAGGCGCAACTTGCACTGGAAGGGGCGGGTCTTCAGGCCGGGACGCTTCAGGAGGCGCACGACGAGATCGCGAAGGCAGGCACGGTAATCAGGCAGGATCCGCCGGCGGGCTCACGCGTGCCCCTGGACACGCCGGTGTTGTTGGTTATCAGTCGCGGTCCTCCACAGGTGGAGATGCCGTCGCTCGTGGGCCGTGCGCTGGCAGATGCCAGGCTGCTCCTGGAGGAGCGGGGCCTGGTGATCACGCATCTCCGCACGCTGGCGACCACGGCAGCCGAACCGGGAACGGTACTCGAGCAGTCGCCGCCGGCCGCGACGCCCCTGCGCCCGGGGGCGGTCCAGATCATACTAACCGTCAGTGCCCGGCCCGGAGAGGAGAGCGCGCCTCCGCGGGCTCCGGTCATCACCGCCGAGCCTCAGATCGTGGAACCCCAGCGGCCTCCGACGCAGGCACCCCGCGCTCTGCCCACGCCTGTGCCGACGCCCGGACAACGCGTTCCACCAGCGCCAACACCGGCACCAGGCCCCCGCGTCCTGCCGTCGCCGCAGCCCTCGCCCGCGGTTTCGCCGGGCCTGGTACGGCGCACACGAGTGCAGGTCATCGTCCCGGAAGGCGGATTGCAGGAGGTCAGGATCGTGGTCATTGACGAGACCGGCGTGCGCACCGCCTATCAGGCCCCACATTCGCCTGGGGACCGGGTTGATCAGACCGTGCGCAGCCAGGGGTACACGATCATCCAGGTCTACGTGGACGGCCGTCTGGTCCAGGAGATCCGGCCGTGA
- the rlmN gene encoding 23S rRNA (adenine(2503)-C(2))-methyltransferase RlmN encodes MELVGCTLKEIEGALAPMGEPRYRALQIARWIYQRRAAHFNEMTDLPQALRQRLGEGATLTRLRVAARSDSPDGLTTKFLLDLPDSRAIETVLMGYDDGRRSVCVSTQVGCGMGCTFCATGMAGLVRNLTTGEIVDQVLLISGETDDRITHVVFMGMGEPLANYDATLRAVRLLNEEYGPHIGMRHMTISTVGLVPQIRRLAEERLQLTLAVSLHAPSDDLRSQLVPVNRRWPLVELMAATRDYAATTGRRVTFEYVLMHGVNDHDDHASRLAALLSGSGAHVNVIPWNPVYGLQYARPPAHAVHRFAALVRRGGASATVRLDRGVDIQAACGQLHQTRAAGVPA; translated from the coding sequence CTACCGCGCCCTCCAGATCGCACGCTGGATCTACCAGCGACGCGCGGCCCACTTCAACGAGATGACCGACCTGCCCCAAGCGCTGCGCCAGCGGTTGGGGGAGGGGGCAACCCTGACGCGTCTGCGCGTGGCCGCGCGTTCGGACTCCCCGGACGGTCTCACCACCAAGTTCCTGCTTGATCTACCCGATAGCCGGGCGATCGAGACGGTGCTGATGGGCTACGACGACGGCCGTCGTTCGGTCTGTGTTTCGACGCAGGTGGGGTGCGGCATGGGGTGTACCTTCTGTGCCACGGGCATGGCCGGGTTGGTGCGGAACCTCACCACCGGGGAGATAGTGGACCAGGTCCTGCTGATCAGCGGCGAGACCGACGATCGCATCACCCACGTCGTGTTCATGGGCATGGGCGAACCACTGGCAAACTACGATGCGACGCTGCGCGCGGTGCGCCTCCTGAACGAGGAGTACGGGCCGCACATCGGGATGCGTCACATGACCATCTCGACGGTCGGATTGGTGCCGCAGATCCGTCGCCTGGCAGAGGAGCGGCTGCAGCTCACCCTAGCCGTGTCGCTCCACGCGCCCTCCGACGACCTGCGGTCGCAGCTCGTGCCGGTCAACCGGCGGTGGCCGCTTGTCGAGCTGATGGCGGCCACGCGCGACTACGCGGCCACCACGGGTCGCAGGGTTACCTTCGAGTACGTGCTCATGCACGGCGTCAACGATCACGACGACCATGCAAGCCGCCTGGCGGCGTTGCTGTCGGGGAGTGGCGCGCACGTGAACGTGATTCCCTGGAACCCGGTCTACGGGCTGCAATACGCGCGGCCACCGGCCCACGCGGTGCACCGCTTCGCGGCGTTGGTGCGCCGGGGCGGAGCGTCCGCCACGGTTCGCCTGGACCGCGGCGTGGACATCCAGGCCGCCTGCGGGCAGCTCCACCAAACCCGGGCCGCGGGGGTTCCGGCATGA